The window GATTCGTATCCTCTACTCCTTTAGTCTGGTTCAACGGAGATAATTAGCCACTGCTTCTTCAGCCGGTAGACAGCCGAGCCCCCAGCTGTAGTTGAGTGATTTGCAGGTGCTGGTGGTCATATATGCAGGGGGCTCATTTTTTTCCACAGCCTAATTAATCTTGTTGTCTTATAGTGCTGTCTTGCAAGCACACCAAGCATGCTAGATGATCGTGCCAATTATTTTCACAAGAACCAGCAACGCTTGATCCACAGACAGTGCACAGCTCAGAGTTCGGATCTTGTACTCTGCCAGCGGCCAGCTCATAATCATAGCTTCCGTCCAAACTGTTTACATCATAGGTTCGGATCTTGTACTCTGCCAGCGGCCAGTTCGAATCTTGTTCCCTCCTGCTGCTATGCAAATCAGGGAACGGAATGATTACAATGGAACGGATGCCATGCTTGCTCTAATTACTACTctcttcttctttgccgtgacAACCCGCAGCGCCTACCGGACGCCGATATGCAAGGCCAAGCGAGGGGGCTTCAAGGACACGTACCCGGAGGACCTTCTTACTCCTGTCCTCAAGGTTTGCGCTCGTCGTCCTGCCGCCCTTTGTGGTTCAGTTCAGTGCTTCGTTATACCTCAGTTTGTTgatctcccaaatttccatgtataGGCTGTCCTGGACAAAACTGGAATCAACCCAGCTGAAATCGGCGACGTTGTGGTCGGGACGGTGCTAGGCCCAGGTTCTCAGCGTGCGATCGAGTGCAGGACGTCATCTCTGTTAGCTGGAATTCCTGGTAAATACTGTGTTGTCAGAATCATATATCATATATGCCACCTCATATGAAAGAACGGGTTTCTTTCTTACGGACAGCGATTTCTATTTCCTTAATTCCCTCTCTGCTGATGCAGAGACCGTCCCCGTGAGAACTGTGAACCGCCAATGCTCATCGGGGCTACAGGCAGTAGCAGATGTTGCTGCTGCAATAAAAGCTGGTTTCTATGACATAGGTAATTACCATGTGCTTTATGCTACTTTTGCTGCATAGATGCTTTATTTTAAGTTAAATTAGAGGTGCTGAGCTACAGTTTTTGGGTCCAAAACAGGGATTGGTGCAGGTCTTGAATCCATGTCGGTGAACTCCGTTGGTTGGGAAGGCCAAGTAAACCCAAGAGTAAGGATTCTGGACGCACGCTGTACTTTGCTCCATGTAACTTACTCTGCTTGTGCCTTGGTAACGCATTCTTCTTTGCAGGTCATTGAACTACAGAAAGCACAGGATTGTCTTCTACCCATGGGAATAACATCTGAAAATGTTGCTCAGCGATACGGTGTAACCAGAGAAGAGCAAGATAAGGCCGCTGTGAGTTCCTCAGGCATATGCACCATGTTTTAATTCCGTTGCTTCGCCCTACACATGAAAATGTGATTAAAGTTTGCCTTTTAACAGGCTGAGTCTCATGCGAGAGCTGCTGCAGCCACGGCTTCTGGAAAGTTCAAGGATGAGATTATTCCGGTGCATACAAAGGTAAACGACGTAGCTCCTTTTTTTGCACTATATATTTTTTATCTATCAGAAGTATTTAATATGAGCATTAATCACTAACATCATCTCATTCTGCAGCTTATTGACCCCAAAACTGGAGAGGAAAAGAAAGTTGTGATATCAGTGGATGATGGGATTAGGCCAGGGACCACGCTATCTGGATTGGCCAAGCTTAAGACAGTTTTTAAGAAGGATGGGACTACAACTGCAGGTATTCAGAACTCTTTGCTGGCACTACTGTTCCAAACAGAAGTCTGTCTGTCTGTATCTGAAAGATTCTATCTATTAAACCTATGTAGGTAATTCTAGCCAAGTGAGTGATGGTGCTGGAGCCGTTCTTCTCATGAAGAGATCTGTAGCGGTGAGCAAGGGGCTCCCTATACTTGGCGTTTTCAGGTGCGGCATCTGCCTCTCCCTCCTTATGTGTAGAAATAACATTGGTTAACAAGTTTTCTGAATGGTATTTGAGAAATACCTTACCTACATCTGCTGCTTTACTGACTTTATTGGTGTTTCCTCTAATCATAATTTCAGGAGTTTCGTTGCTGTTGGAGTGGATCCAGCTGTTATGGGCGTCGGTCCTGCGGTCGCCATACCTGCTGCAGTGAAGTCTGCTGGCCTTGAGATTGATGATATTGATCTCTTTGAATTGAACGAGGTATGTTCAGTTGTCACAACCCCTGCTTTTCTCTTATCTATGTAACGATTGTTGACGCCCTGTTCATCCATTTGTAGGCCTTTGCCTCCCAATTTGTCTACTGCTGCAACAAGCTGGGCCTCGACCGGTCAAAGGTGAACGTGAATGGAGGAGCCATCGCTATGGGGCATCCTCTtggagcaacaggtaattaaccgaACATCTGCTCGCCTGTATGCGAGATTTGATCAGCTAGTCCTTGGAGTGCGATGGTCCCAACAGAAGCACTGCTGTTGCAAATTATGAACTGTCGCCGCATCATGTGAGCAAAGAGTGTACTAACCTGGTGAGCCTGTTTGTTTTCTTCAGGCGCCCGGTGCATCTCTACGCTTCTGAACGAAATGAAGCGCCGGGGCAGGGACTGCAGATTCGGCGTGGTGACCATGTGCATCGGTTCGTTCTCTCCCCTCTGAACCCCGCTGCGCTGCTCACACACGCAGTTAAGAATAACGCGTTTTGTGCTGGTAACTGAACACGCTATGTCGTCGTGGATCGCAGGTTCCGGCATGGGAGCGGCGGCCGTGTTCGAGCGGGGCGACTCGGTGGACGAGCTCTCCAATGGGCGCCACACCCAGTCGCACAACTTCCTGTCCAAGGATGCTGCAAAGTAGAGGCGTGAAATGAAGTCGATCATCCTCAGGTATAGATCCTCACAAGCAGCAAAGGCAGACCCACAGCAGAAGAATAATTTTTACAGTCAAGGAAGAAGTTTGAAGAAATGTAATTTCGTGGGGGATAAAAAAGGATGCATTATCAGTAACGTAAATCTTTCGTGTACGCTTGctctgaataaaagatattttttttTCCCACGGTAACAAGCCTTGCTCTGATGGTGGAAATGCTCTGTTTTTTTTACAGTAGTACAACCGCGCCACTAGTAGGTGTACTGGGGTACTGGTCGATGTCATGTGGGGGTAGGTAGACACCGGACCACACTACTACTCGTATGTACTAGCAACGACACAAAATTAAATCAAAATCAGCTGTATATACGGTGGGCACGGGGTTCAGTATTTTTTTGAAAATGTTGATTTCTTCACCCATGCCAATCAAAATCAGCTGTATATACGGTAGTAGTAGAGAAGAAAATGGATGGCCCATTATGACCGGAATGAAGTTTCACGTCAACTGCCGCGGCCATCGCCACCGACCAGCAGGCCGACGTCCCCCGCCATTCCTCGCCTCATTCCCGACATTCCTAGCTCTCTGGTGGCCGGCCGTGGCAGCTTCGCCATGGATGCGGGCTCAAGGTTGCCGCCAGGCCCCGACGACCATGGAGCTGCTGAAGTGGCCACGAGGCCCACGACTGGGGTCAGCTGCTTGTGCGGGTGATTTTGGGGACGAAGATGCCCATGGGAAAAAAAGAgagaggaaaataaaaataaaaaaaagcatCGATGGATGGAATGTTCGTTTTTACAGTAGAAATTTGCGGTATCTGTTCTACCGCACCATGTGCGGTCAAAAACAGTTTTAAGATTCCCCTTATAATGGTTTTACGGTACCATGATACAAGAGATCTGCTAGAGAGCCTTGGCTTAATGGTTGggcatgcggttgtgcagcctaaCGATCCAAATTCAATTTTTAGAATTGACAGGTGATGTACAGGGGTTTCTCCTATTTATTGAGAATCAAGTTTGGTGTGTGGTGGAACCGTtcatcaaaaaatatcttgatacttattttttttaaaaaaaatctgagaACTATGTTTATCTTGATACTCATACTAAAATGTCtgtatgcatccctagttggtgcagaggccggggaagtgaaattctcccccaTTATAAGTTGTACATGTTGCTGCTAACGTCCGACCCCCGCGTCATCCCCAGGGTGGCTCGGGGGAACCCTAGGTACGCCGCCGTCGCCCCCCTCTACAGCacatctctgaaggaaatatgccctagaggcaataataaagttattatttatttccttatttcatgataactgtttattattcatgctagaattgtattaaacggaaacataatacatgtgtgaatacgtagacaaacatagtgtcactagtatgcctctacttgactagctcgttaatcaaagatggttaagtttcctaaccatagacatgagttatcatttgattaatgggatcacatcattagaagaatgatgtgattgacttgacccattctgttagcttagcacttgatcgtttagtatgttgctattgctttcttcatgacttatacatgttcctacaactatgagattatgcaactcccgtttatcggaggaacactttgtgtgctaccaaacgtcacaacgtaactgggtgattataaaggagctctacaggtgtctccgaaggtacatgttgggttggcgtatttcgagattaggatttgtcactccgattgtcggagaggtatctctgggccctctcgataatgcacatcactataaagccttgcaagcaatatgactaatgagttagttgcgggatgatgcattacgtaacgagtaaagagacttgccggtaacgagattgaactaggtattgagataccgacgatcgaatctcgggcaagtaacataccgatgacaaagggaacaacgtatgttgttatgcggtttgaccgataaagatcttcgtagaatatgtaggagccaatatgagcatccaggttccgctattggttattgaccggaaacgtgtctcggtcatgtctacattgttctcgaactcgtagggtccgcacgcttaaggtttcgatgacagttatattatgagtttatgagttttgatgtaccgaaggagttcggagtcccggatgagatcggggacatgacgaggagtctcaaaatggccgagacataaagatcgatatattggacgactatattcggagttcggaaaggttccgagtgattcgggtatttttcggagtaccggagagttacgggaatacggggaagagtattgggccttaatggaccttagtgggaaggagccaggaggtggcgtgcgcccctcccaagcccagtccgaattggacaaggggtttggggcgcggcccccctctcccttccttctccactcccctcctttccccccttctcctagttggactaggaaagaaggaaacctactcctactaggagtaggaatcctactcccttggcgcgcccctcctagggccggcctcctcctcccttgctcctttctatacgggggcagggggcaccccaaaggaacgACAATTgaccccttggatctcttagccgtgtgcggtgcccccctccaccatagtccacctcgataatatcgtagcggtgcttaggcgaagccctgcaatggtagaacatcaagatcatcaccacgccgtcgtgctgacggaactctccctcgacactcggctggatcggagttcgagggacgtcatcgagctgaacgtgtgctagaactcggaggtgtcgtagtttcggtgcttgatcggtcgggccgtgaagacgtacgactacatcaaccgtgttgttctaacgcttccgctttcggtctacgaggatacgtggacacactctcccctctcgttgctatgcatcaccatgatcttgcatgtgcgtaggaaaaatttcgaaattactgtgttccccaacagtggcatccgagcctggttttatgcgtagatgtcatatgcacgagtagaacacaagtgagttgtgggcgatataagtcatactgcttaccagcatgtcatactttggttcggcggtattgttggatgaagcggcccggaccgacattacgcgtacgcttacgcgagactggttctaccgatgtgctttgcacacaggtggctggcggatgtcagtttctccaactttagttgaaccgagtgtggctacgcccagtccttgcgaaggttagaacaacaccaacttgacaaactatcgttgtggttttgatgcgtaggtaagaacggttcttgctaagcccgtagcagccacgtaaaacttgcaacaacaaagtagagaacgtctaacttatttttgcagggcatgttgtgatgtgatatggtcaagacatgatgctaaattttattgtatgagatgatcatattttgtaacagagttatcggcaactggcaggagccatatggttgtcgctttattgtatgcaatgcaatcgtcctgtaatgctttactttatcactaagcggtagcgatagtcatagaagcataagattggcgagacgacaacgatgctacgatggagatcaaggtgtcgcgccggtgacgatggtgatcatgacggtgcttcgaagatggagatcacaatcacaagatgatgatggccatatcatatcacttatattgattgcacgtgatgtttatcctttatgcatcttatcttgctttgattgacggtagcattttaagatgatctctcactaaattatcaagaagtgttctccctgagtatgcaccgttgtgaaagttcttcgtgctgagacaccacgtgatgatcgggtgtaataggctctacgttcaaatacaatgggtgcaaaatagttgcacacgcggaatactcatgttaaacttgacgagcctagcatatacagatatggcctcgaaacacggagaccaaaaggtcaagcgtgaatcatatagtagatatgatcaacatagtgatgttcaccattgaaaactactccatctcacgtgatgatcggacatggtttagttgatttggatcacgtgatcacttagatgactagagagatgtctgtctaagtgggagttcttaagtaatatgattaattgaacttaaatttatcatgaacttagtcctggtagtattttgcaaattatgttgtagatcaatagcttgcgttgttgctttcatatgtttattttgatatgttcctagagaaaattgtgttgaaagatgttagtagcaatgatgcggtttggatccgtgatctgaggtttatcctcattgctgcacagaagaattatgtccttaatgcaccgctaggtgacagacctattacaggagcagatgtagacgttatgaatgtttggctagctcaatatgatgactacttgatagtttagtgcaccatgcttaacggcttagaatcgggacttcaaagacattttaaacgtcatggaccatatgagatgtttcaagacttgaagttaatatttcaaccaaatacccgagttgagagatatgaagtctccaacaaattctatggctaaaagatggaggagaatcgctcaactagtgagcatgtgctcagattgtctgggtactacaatcgcttgaatcaagtgggagttaatctttcagataagatagtgatcgacagagttctctagtcaccatcaccaagttagtagaattttgtgatgaactatagtatgcaagggatgacgaaaacgattcccgagctcttcgtgatgttgaaatcgacaaaggtagaaatcaaaaaagagcatcaagtgttgatggttgacaagatcactagtttcaagaaaagggcaaagggaaagaaagtggaacttcaagtagaatgacaagcaagttgtcactcccacgaagaagcccaaagatgaaccaaagcctaaaactgagtgcttacactgcaaaggaaatggtcactggaaacggaaataccctgaatatttggtggataagaaggatggaagagtgaacaagggtatatttgatatacaggttattgatgtgtaccttactagtgtttatagtagcccctgagtatttgatacttgttcggttgctaaaaattagtgactcgaaacaggagttacagaataaacagagactagttgagggtgaagtgacgatgtgtattggaagtggttccaagattgatatgatcatcgtcgcacactccctatactttcgggattagtgttaaacctaaataaatgttatttggcgtttgcgttgaacatgaatatgatttgatcatgtttattgcgatacggttattcatttaaagtcaaagaataattgttgttctgtttacatgaataaaaccttcgatggtcatacacccgatgaaaatagtttgttggatctcgatcatagtgatacacatattcataatattgatgccaaaagatgcaaagataataatgatagtgcaacttatttgtggcactgccgtttgggtcatatcggtgtaaagcgcatgaagaaactccatagagatggatttttggaatcacttggttatgaatcatttgatgcttgcgaaccgtgccttttgggcaagatgactaaaactccgttctccggaacaatggaacgagctactgacttattggaaataatacataccgatgtatgcaatccgatgagtgttaaggctcgcggcgtgtatcgttattttctgaccttcacagatgatttgagcagatatgggtatatctacttgatgaaacgtaagtctgaaacatttgaaaagttcaaagaatttcagagtgaagtggaaaatcatcgtaacaagaaaaataaagtttctatgatctgatcgtggagacgaatatttgagttacgagtttggtcttcatttgaaacaatgtgaaatagtttcgcaactcacgccacctggaacatcataatgtaatggtgtgtccgaacatcgtaatcatactttactagatatggtgcgatctatgatgtctcttatcggtttaccactaccgttttggggttatgcattagagacagctgcattcacatttaatagggcatcatctaaatccgttgagacgacatcgtatgacctatggtttagtagtaaacctaagctgtcgtttcttaaagtttggagttgcgatgcttatttgaaaaaggttttcaacttgataagctcgaacccaaatcggagaagtgcgtcttcatagaatacccaaaggtaactattgggtacaccttctatcacagatccaaaggcaagttattcgttactaagatggatcctttctagagaagaagtttctctcaaaagaagtgagtgggaggaaagtagagcttgataaggtaattgtaccttctcccgaattggaaagtagttcatcacagaaatcagttccagtgaccactacaccaattagtgaggaagctaatgatattgatcatgaaacttcagatcaagttactatcgaatatcgtaggtcaaccagaataagatccgcacgagagtggtacggtaatcctattctggaagtcatgtaactagatcatgatgaacctacgaactatgaggaagcgatgatgagcccaaattccgcaaaatggctgtaggccatgaaatctgaatgggat is drawn from Triticum dicoccoides isolate Atlit2015 ecotype Zavitan chromosome 6B, WEW_v2.0, whole genome shotgun sequence and contains these coding sequences:
- the LOC119324652 gene encoding 3-ketoacyl-CoA thiolase 2, peroxisomal-like — protein: MEKAIDRQRVLLAHLLPSSSAAQSQLSASACAAGDSAAYQRSSCFGDDVVIVAAYRTPICKAKRGGFKDTYPEDLLTPVLKAVLDKTGINPAEIGDVVVGTVLGPGSQRAIECRTSSLLAGIPETVPVRTVNRQCSSGLQAVADVAAAIKAGFYDIGIGAGLESMSVNSVGWEGQVNPRVIELQKAQDCLLPMGITSENVAQRYGVTREEQDKAAAESHARAAAATASGKFKDEIIPVHTKLIDPKTGEEKKVVISVDDGIRPGTTLSGLAKLKTVFKKDGTTTAGNSSQVSDGAGAVLLMKRSVAVSKGLPILGVFRSFVAVGVDPAVMGVGPAVAIPAAVKSAGLEIDDIDLFELNEAFASQFVYCCNKLGLDRSKVNVNGGAIAMGHPLGATGARCISTLLNEMKRRGRDCRFGVVTMCIGSGMGAAAVFERGDSVDELSNGRHTQSHNFLSKDAAK